DNA from Bacteroidota bacterium:
CGAAGCCTCATTGTAACGGCAGGTTACATCATAAGCTTTATTCCCGATAAAAACCTGGGATATTGCTTTTCCGCCAATTGCAACTTCAATAAGCTGGCTGACATCCGCCACATTCAACCCATACAGGGCAACCTTGTCGCGGTCGGCATTGATCTGCAACTGAGGCAGCGGCGGTTCCTGCTCGATACTGACATCCTCAGCCCCCTTAATATGCCTGACAATATCTTGCACCTGTTCGGCAATCCGCCTGGCTTCCGTCTGGTCATCGCCATAAATTTTTATGGCCAGGTCGCTGTGCGATCCGGCAATCTGATCCATCACCATGTCGATGATAGGCTGAGAGAAACCGATCTGGTAACCGGACAGCTTGCTAAAATCGCCTTTCATCTCGTTAATCAGGTCGTTTTTCCTTTTCCCGTGTTTCCATTCGTTATAAGGTTTCAGGCCGACAGAACACTCAACATGGGAGAATGAAAATGGATCGACGCCCTCATCGTCCCTGCCTACCTGGGTCATGGCATAGGTCACCTCATCAAATTTCAGGATATGCTTGCGGAGGGTATCCACCATGGTTTTAGACTTTTCGAGCGTGATGCCCGGAGGCAACTGAACCTGCATCCAGATGGAGCCTTCATCCAGGGATGGAAGAAAATCCTTACCGACAGTAATCGATAAAATGATGGTACAAAAAAGCACAATGGACAAGGGGATAAATACTTTTTTCGGATTCTTCAGCAATCTGCTTACAAACTGATGATACCAGCTGGTAAGCCTGCCAAGCCAACGATTACGGTATACTTTCTGTGGTTTGCGGTAAATCATGTAAGCCAGACCGGGAATCAGCAGCATGGCAACGGCCATTGCCCCCAGAATGGCATACCCAACCGTGAAAGCCATAGGAGTAAACATTTTCTTCTCGATACGCTCGAAGGTAAACAAAGGCAAATACGCCATAATGATGATCAGCATGGAAAAGAAAATGGGTTTGCCCATCTCCGCACAGCGCTTTGCAATATTATCAGGATGGAGACATTCGCTGAAATTTTCCTCACGTTTTCGCAAAACTGTTTCGAGCATCACGATAGCACCTTCCACGATAATGCCAAAGTCTATTGCCCCGAGTGATAATAAATTCGCGGGGATATTCGTAAAATGCATCAGGATAAAAGCGATAAGAAGAGAAAGAGGGATAGTTAGCGCAATAACCAAAGCGCCCTGCCAACTTCCAAGAAAAATAATCAGGACTGCAATTACCAGCAGCATTCCAAAGAAAAGAGTATGTGAAACCGTATGTAAGGTAGCATCAACCAGATGTGACCGGTCCATGTATACATGAATCTTCACATCCTTGGGAAGGATTTTGTTGTTCAGTTCATCGATAGCCGCATGAACATTCACAAGCACGGAAGAAGCATTTTCGTACCTGAGCAACTGAACAGTGCCTTCAACCCCGTCGGAATTATCACCCCGCCGGTCAGTAAATCCCATTACCCCTTTACGTTCCAGGTTCCCGTATTTTACCGTTCCCAGATCGTTCAAATATATGGGGACTCCATTAACCGTTTTGACAACAATTTTTCCCAGATCATCAAGATCCTTAATCAGTCCAACGCCCCTGATGACATAAGACAAATCACCGCGGCTGAGCATGCTTCCCCCTGCGTTGGTATTGTTCTTATTCACACTTTCGACAACATCATTGAGTGTGATATCGTATTTGGCAAGTTTTACAGGATCAATCTCTATCTGATACTGGGTAGTAATTCCCCCGAAGTTTGCAACGTCGGCTACGCCCATTACCTGTTTGATACGCGGGACAATCACCCACTTCTGCAAGTCCGTCAACTCACGAAGGTTTCTTGTTTTGCTTTCGACAACATAACGACAGACCTCACCGGTAGCAGAAGTAAGAGGTTCCAGTTCGGGTTCGGCATCAAAGGGAAGTTGTACTCCGTTAATCCTTTCCTGCACCCGCTGGCGGGCCCAGTAATCGTCAACTCCATCCTTGAATACCAGAATAATAGTAGAAATACCAAAGGCATTGCGACTACGCATGGTCTGCAAGCCAGGCATACCGTTTAGTTCACGTTCAAGGGGAATGGTAATCTGCTGTTCTATTTCTTCAGCAGCCAATCCGGGCACCTGGGTAGAAACCTGAACAGTGACATCAGCAATATCAGGATAAGCATCAATGGGCAACTGAAACCACGAATACACGCCAATTGCCGCTACCAGCACAAAACAGGTCGCAATCAATAGACGACGGCGCAAAAAAAGTTTAAATAATTTTTCCATAGCCCGTCCTCTATTGTAAGTAAATACCACCGTCGGCTACGATAACACTGCCACTTTGAAGGCCGGTATTTACCACCAGGTTGCTGCTATCGGTAGTAGAAACCGTCACCTGTTTCTTCACAAAACGATTTGCAGCAATTCGGACGTAAACAAAACTTTTATCCCCCTGCTGTAAAACCGAACTGGCCGGAACGATCAAAGCACTTGAATGATGATGAATAAAATCAACGGTGACAAACATGCCCGGCTTCAGTATTTTGTTATGATTTCCGCAAACAATGTATACTTCAACCGAACGGGTTTGCTCATCCATCATATTTCCTACATAATCCACAAAACCATACAAAGGAGAATCGGGAAAACTTTCGGTCAGGACTTTAACTTTATCCTGTCTACTGACCTGTCCAATGTTTTTCTCTTTGACCTGTGCCACCACCCATACCTTCTCAAGATCGGCAACAGTCACAACCGGGTCGGCATCAACCTTTTGATACTGCCCGACAATGATATTATCTTTGACCACTTCACCTCCAATGGGCGAACGGACCATCAAAGGAGCTGCAATATTCAGGTTGGACGTATGGGTATTAAAAATTTTTAAAGTTGCCACTGCTTTTTCATATTCTTTTTGAGCAACCGCATAATCAGCTTCAGCTTCTTCCAATTCCTTTTTTGAAGCGATGCCATGGTCCGCCAGATCCTTTTTGCGCCCGTAATTTTTTTCGCTTAACAACTTTGCCTGTTTAGCGGCAATTAAATCCTTAACAGCATTCAGATAATCAA
Protein-coding regions in this window:
- a CDS encoding CusA/CzcA family heavy metal efflux RND transporter translates to MEKLFKLFLRRRLLIATCFVLVAAIGVYSWFQLPIDAYPDIADVTVQVSTQVPGLAAEEIEQQITIPLERELNGMPGLQTMRSRNAFGISTIILVFKDGVDDYWARQRVQERINGVQLPFDAEPELEPLTSATGEVCRYVVESKTRNLRELTDLQKWVIVPRIKQVMGVADVANFGGITTQYQIEIDPVKLAKYDITLNDVVESVNKNNTNAGGSMLSRGDLSYVIRGVGLIKDLDDLGKIVVKTVNGVPIYLNDLGTVKYGNLERKGVMGFTDRRGDNSDGVEGTVQLLRYENASSVLVNVHAAIDELNNKILPKDVKIHVYMDRSHLVDATLHTVSHTLFFGMLLVIAVLIIFLGSWQGALVIALTIPLSLLIAFILMHFTNIPANLLSLGAIDFGIIVEGAIVMLETVLRKREENFSECLHPDNIAKRCAEMGKPIFFSMLIIIMAYLPLFTFERIEKKMFTPMAFTVGYAILGAMAVAMLLIPGLAYMIYRKPQKVYRNRWLGRLTSWYHQFVSRLLKNPKKVFIPLSIVLFCTIILSITVGKDFLPSLDEGSIWMQVQLPPGITLEKSKTMVDTLRKHILKFDEVTYAMTQVGRDDEGVDPFSFSHVECSVGLKPYNEWKHGKRKNDLINEMKGDFSKLSGYQIGFSQPIIDMVMDQIAGSHSDLAIKIYGDDQTEARRIAEQVQDIVRHIKGAEDVSIEQEPPLPQLQINADRDKVALYGLNVADVSQLIEVAIGGKAISQVFIGNKAYDVTCRYNEASRETPENIGNLLLTSSSGAKIPLSQIAEIKTTTGAGMITREENKRFINVRVNLRNCDITSFLHKANEAIERNIQYDHSRFQIKWSGQFDNQRRAYTRLMLIVPLSLALMFLLLFWSFGNFQQAWLQIGMLPLCVFGGMVGLNISGMTFNVSSAVGFIALFGIFIMNGVLMISHMNGLQKQGLPLKDAVIKGATHRLRQILMTSTVAILGLVPASLSTNIGSDVQRPLATVIVYGHAFGTILTLYALPALYYMLEQWRAKRRAKDELLIQ
- a CDS encoding efflux RND transporter periplasmic adaptor subunit, with translation MKKFNFKIYLIFVSLSMILWVACKRGKDKESQDTSDIEISGDTVTVAANSPVLSKLKLFTVASESYNSLCKTTGTVKPLSGHLAEVSAPFDGRIIRSCVRLGQRISKGSPLFQFSSVDYLNAVKDLIAAKQAKLLSEKNYGRKKDLADHGIASKKELEEAEADYAVAQKEYEKAVATLKIFNTHTSNLNIAAPLMVRSPIGGEVVKDNIIVGQYQKVDADPVVTVADLEKVWVVAQVKEKNIGQVSRQDKVKVLTESFPDSPLYGFVDYVGNMMDEQTRSVEVYIVCGNHNKILKPGMFVTVDFIHHHSSALIVPASSVLQQGDKSFVYVRIAANRFVKKQVTVSTTDSSNLVVNTGLQSGSVIVADGGIYLQ